The following are encoded together in the Lathyrus oleraceus cultivar Zhongwan6 chromosome 3, CAAS_Psat_ZW6_1.0, whole genome shotgun sequence genome:
- the LOC127131911 gene encoding uncharacterized protein LOC127131911: MLLSEYDIQYITQKYVKGSVLSKYLANHPVEDYEPLKFDFPDEDIMLVKDCETPSPDEGPEPGSCWKMMFDGSSNCMGHGVGAVLMNPNGGYTHFTARLCFECTNNIAEYEACILGIEAAIDTRIKILTVYGDSALVIYQVKGDWETRDEKLIPYRAHIMELIKYFDEITFHHFPRAENQITDALAMLAIVFQVIFLNEAPLITIERKIAPAYCLLVEEEIDKKPWFYDIKNYLQNQEYPVNATTLDKKTLTSCTKRAFDKKVRLREFKEGDLVFKKILPVHKDMRGKWSPNYEGPYVVKKAFFGGSLILTTMDGEELAHPVNSDAVKKYYA; this comes from the exons ATGTTGTTATCTGAATACGACATCCAGTACATAACCCAGAAATATGTCAAAGGAAGTGTTTTGTCTAAATACCTCGCTAATCATCCTGTCGAAGACTATGAGccattgaagtttgatttcccaGATGAAGACATTATGTTGGTGAAAGATTGTGAAACTCCAAGCCCAGATGAAGGTCCCGAGCCAGGTTCCTGTTGGAAGATGATgtttgatggttcctccaattgcATGGGGCATGGTGTGGGGGCTGTGTTGATGAATCCCAATGGTGGATATACTCATTTCACAGCAAGATTGTGTTTTGAATGTACCAACAACATTGcagagtatgaagcatgtatcttgggtattgaagCTGCAATTGACACCCGAATCAAGATCCTTACAGtatacggagactcagccttggtgatctaccaagtcaaaggagattgggaAACTCGTGATGAGAAGTTAATCCCATATCGTGCCCATATTATGGAATTGATAAAGTACTTTGATGAAATCACCTTCCATCATTTTCCGAGAGCAGAAAATCAGATAAcagatgctttggctatgttAGCCATTGTGTTCCAAGTCATATTTCTCAATGAGGCACCACTTATCACAATTGAGAGGAAAATTGCACCAGCCTATTGTCTATTGGTTGAAGAAGAAATTGACAAGAAACCGTGGTTCTATGATATCAAGAACTACTTACAAAATCAAGAATACCCAGTGAATGCAACAACCCTAGATAAGAAGACTTTAACGAG ttgtaccaagAGGGCGTTTGACAAAAAAGTTCGTCTCCGTGAATTCAAAGAAGGAGATCTCGTattcaagaagatcttgccagtaCACAAGGATATGCGTGGAAAGTGGAGtcccaactatgaaggcccatatgttgtgaagaaagcaTTCTTCGGAGGTtccttgattctcacaactatggatggtgaagagcttgCACACCCTGTAAACTCTGATGCggtcaaaaaatattatgcctaa